A stretch of Heliomicrobium undosum DNA encodes these proteins:
- a CDS encoding zinc metalloprotease HtpX yields MNNFKAWVLMGLISGLFVLMGSFIGGRSGALLFFLISLAINFFSFFYSDKIAIKMTGSYPVGRHEAPELYEMVERLCRKADMPLPKLYIQPTEQPNAFATGRSPKHAAVAVTEGLLRALSRDELEGVIAHELAHIKNRDVLVGTIAASMAGAITMIADMLTFGAIFGSSDDEEDGGGIGALVMAFLAPIAAMIIQMAISRQREYLADETGARITGNPQGLANALLRIEGLSMRMIPMAVNPAASHMYIANPLSGSSLASLFSTHPPIPERVRRLSEVKY; encoded by the coding sequence GTGAATAACTTCAAGGCCTGGGTGTTGATGGGGCTCATCTCCGGTTTGTTCGTCCTCATGGGTTCTTTCATCGGCGGAAGATCGGGCGCCCTGCTCTTCTTTCTCATCTCCCTGGCGATTAACTTCTTCAGCTTCTTCTACAGCGACAAGATCGCCATCAAGATGACCGGTTCCTACCCAGTCGGGCGCCATGAGGCGCCTGAACTCTACGAAATGGTGGAGCGCCTCTGCCGCAAGGCCGATATGCCGCTGCCCAAACTGTACATCCAACCGACAGAACAGCCGAACGCCTTCGCCACCGGGCGCAGCCCGAAACACGCCGCCGTCGCTGTGACGGAAGGCTTGCTCCGGGCGCTCAGTCGGGACGAGTTGGAGGGCGTCATCGCCCACGAACTGGCCCATATCAAAAACCGGGATGTGCTGGTCGGCACGATTGCCGCATCCATGGCGGGCGCGATCACCATGATCGCCGATATGCTGACCTTCGGCGCCATCTTCGGTTCCAGTGATGACGAAGAAGACGGCGGCGGCATCGGCGCCCTCGTCATGGCCTTCCTGGCCCCCATCGCGGCGATGATCATCCAGATGGCCATCTCGCGGCAGCGGGAGTACCTGGCTGACGAGACGGGCGCGCGCATCACCGGGAACCCGCAGGGCCTGGCAAACGCGCTGCTCCGGATCGAAGGTCTCTCCATGCGAATGATACCCATGGCGGTGAACCCCGCCGCCTCCCACATGTACATCGCCAATCCCTTGTCCGGGTCTTCCCTGGCCAGCCTCTTCAGCACCCACCCGCCGATTCCGGAGCGGGTGCGGAGGTTGTCGGAAGTAAAATATTAG
- a CDS encoding threonine/serine exporter family protein gives MALLIDLILSFIVTAAFGVLQQLPARTLLPAGILGVVGRLIYLGVNAQGQSPVMGSFLGAVAIAVLAEALARWQKMPVIVYVVASFIPLVPGLTIYESMRVLLQGEYTRGIALATQAGLIAVAIAAGLAIVSSVARFYKSRAARGRR, from the coding sequence ATGGCCCTCTTGATCGATCTCATCCTGTCCTTTATCGTGACGGCCGCCTTCGGGGTGCTCCAGCAGCTGCCGGCCCGCACGTTGCTCCCCGCCGGGATCCTCGGCGTTGTCGGCCGGTTGATCTACCTCGGCGTCAACGCCCAGGGCCAGTCTCCCGTCATGGGGTCCTTTCTTGGCGCTGTCGCCATCGCAGTGCTGGCCGAGGCGCTGGCGCGGTGGCAGAAGATGCCCGTCATCGTCTACGTGGTCGCCAGTTTTATCCCCCTCGTTCCCGGCCTGACCATATATGAATCGATGCGCGTCCTATTACAGGGAGAATACACCCGGGGGATCGCGCTGGCCACTCAGGCGGGCCTGATCGCCGTCGCTATCGCCGCCGGGTTGGCTATCGTCTCTTCTGTAGCCCGCTTTTACAAATCCCGGGCGGCCCGGGGACGCCGCTGA
- a CDS encoding acetyl-CoA hydrolase/transferase family protein, producing the protein MLSERLRNESFKERIVSAEQAAMLIEDGMTLGFSGFTPAGDAKAVPVALVERVKKEGNPFKINLFTGASISSKVDTLLSDAGIVNMRLPYQSDKGMRKNLNAGKVQYMDQHLSHTAEFLRSGALPPVDVAIIEAVAITEEGHLVLSTAVGNTPIFAHMAHTIIVELNLAQPLALEGLHDLYMPAPHGDREPIPLKHPGDRIGATTLAVDPDKIKAIVVTNQADVNAAMAPADEETATMANHLINFLRQEVEAGRLGPNLAPLQSGVGSVANAVFYGFLDTDFTDLEVYSEVLQDAVFELMDAGKIKMASGCSLTISPAKHEEVLENLDKYRDRLVLRPQELSNNPEIARRLGLIAINTAIEVDIYGNVNSTHIMGTQMMNGIGGSGDFARNARLTFFCTKSTAKDDKISSIVPMVSHCDHTEHDVDVIVTEQGLADLRGLSPRERALKIIENCAHPVYKPQLLAYYEEALQRGGHTPHVIEKALSWHAKFVKEGTMKA; encoded by the coding sequence ATGCTCTCGGAACGCTTGCGAAACGAGTCATTCAAAGAACGGATTGTGTCTGCAGAACAAGCGGCCATGCTGATCGAGGATGGCATGACACTCGGTTTCAGCGGTTTTACGCCGGCCGGCGACGCCAAGGCGGTTCCTGTCGCCCTGGTTGAGCGCGTAAAAAAGGAAGGCAACCCTTTCAAAATCAATCTCTTCACCGGCGCGTCCATCAGCTCGAAAGTGGACACCCTGCTGTCTGACGCCGGCATCGTCAATATGCGCCTGCCCTATCAGTCTGACAAAGGGATGCGCAAGAACCTCAACGCCGGCAAGGTCCAGTACATGGACCAGCATCTCTCCCATACGGCTGAATTCCTGCGCTCCGGCGCGCTGCCGCCCGTTGACGTAGCGATTATCGAAGCAGTCGCCATCACGGAAGAAGGCCACCTGGTCCTCAGCACCGCCGTCGGCAACACCCCCATTTTCGCCCACATGGCCCACACCATCATCGTGGAACTGAACCTGGCCCAGCCGCTGGCCCTGGAAGGCCTCCACGACCTCTATATGCCGGCGCCCCATGGCGATCGCGAGCCCATTCCCTTGAAACACCCCGGCGATCGCATCGGCGCGACCACCCTCGCCGTCGATCCCGACAAGATCAAGGCCATCGTCGTCACCAACCAGGCTGACGTGAACGCCGCCATGGCGCCGGCCGATGAAGAGACGGCCACCATGGCCAACCACCTAATCAATTTCCTGCGCCAAGAAGTGGAAGCCGGCCGCCTGGGCCCCAACCTGGCGCCCCTCCAGTCCGGCGTCGGCTCTGTCGCCAACGCCGTCTTCTACGGCTTCCTCGACACCGATTTCACCGACCTGGAAGTCTACTCGGAAGTGCTCCAGGACGCTGTCTTTGAACTGATGGACGCCGGCAAGATCAAGATGGCTTCCGGCTGCTCCCTCACCATCTCGCCGGCCAAGCATGAAGAGGTGCTGGAAAACCTGGACAAGTACCGTGACCGCTTGGTCCTGCGGCCCCAGGAACTGTCCAACAACCCCGAGATCGCCCGCCGCCTCGGCCTGATCGCCATCAACACGGCCATCGAGGTCGACATCTACGGCAACGTCAACTCGACCCACATCATGGGCACCCAGATGATGAACGGCATCGGCGGTTCCGGCGACTTCGCCCGCAACGCCCGCCTGACCTTCTTCTGCACCAAGTCCACCGCCAAAGATGACAAGATCTCCAGCATCGTGCCCATGGTCTCCCACTGCGACCACACGGAGCATGACGTTGATGTCATCGTCACCGAGCAGGGTCTGGCCGACCTGCGCGGCCTCAGCCCCCGCGAGCGCGCGCTGAAGATTATCGAAAACTGCGCCCACCCCGTGTACAAGCCCCAACTGCTGGCCTACTACGAAGAGGCGCTCCAGCGTGGCGGCCACACGCCCCATGTCATTGAGAAAGCCCTTTCCTGGCACGCCAAGTTCGTCAAAGAAGGCACCATGAAGGCCTAA
- a CDS encoding adenosylcobalamin-dependent ribonucleoside-diphosphate reductase, whose product MLLHQMKVFWDRYARKGPVTEGNIALVIDHASEQYGMPVRVLAIQDGLATVLPLRWVEPTQVWSGVEGAFAETPEEMELRSLIGLAEVTPEAMWERVAAAIAAVEGEAGLAYWQEKFLKTLRSFRFVPGGRILAAAGTEQKVTFFNCYVLPHPKDSRSGIMQRVTEMVEIMSRGGGVGINLSSLRPSGAMVKGVMGTSSGPLSWACVFSTATASVEQGGSRQGALMLMLDDWHPDIVDFITYKSRRPGELTKANLSVALSDAFMEAVQEDRLWELVFPDTDDRDYNQLWDGNLAAWKEQGKGVIVYRRIPAREIWQAIISGAHASGEPGVVFLERYNRLSNTAYCERIVAVNPCGEEGLPPWGVCNLGSINLAAFVTGEGESRRFDFDALEATARIAVRFLDNVIDCGYYFFSENEQQQKGTRRIGLGTMGLADTLILLRLRYGSPESLAFIDDLCRRIKLAAYAASVEIARERGAFPLFEREGFLRSLFVQDFPEELRDAISRWGIRNATLLTQAPTGTTSLMARASSGIEPVFAFRYRRRDRLGEHHLWHPLAEAWMKEHPGRELPPWFVTAGELTPEEHIRVQAAIQVHVDASISKTVNAPHHHSVEDTEQVFLLAYREGCKGVTYFRDGSREGVLAKVEAGAWREAGEPGRGTVGPEDTEGRWVYSGPVVEDVPERVTGKTYRIKSHLGTTRVTVNEVDGEPHEVLVIQGKGGTDLNAMAEALGRTLSLYLRTRCDVPKLDRLSLALEQLQGITGRTSTGFGPDRVSSLPDAVALALRRYLAETSRPDASRIPFQADVCPHCGAVALVREEGCAKCHVCGYSEC is encoded by the coding sequence ATGCTGCTGCACCAGATGAAGGTCTTTTGGGACCGTTACGCCCGCAAGGGTCCCGTGACAGAGGGGAACATCGCCCTCGTCATCGATCATGCCTCTGAACAATACGGCATGCCGGTGCGGGTGCTCGCCATCCAGGACGGCTTGGCAACGGTCCTGCCGCTTCGATGGGTGGAACCGACGCAGGTATGGTCGGGCGTGGAAGGCGCTTTTGCCGAAACGCCGGAAGAGATGGAACTTCGTAGCCTGATCGGGCTTGCTGAAGTGACGCCGGAGGCCATGTGGGAACGTGTCGCCGCTGCCATCGCCGCCGTGGAGGGAGAAGCGGGGCTAGCCTACTGGCAGGAGAAGTTTCTCAAAACGCTCCGCTCCTTCCGGTTCGTGCCGGGCGGGCGCATCCTGGCGGCAGCCGGCACGGAACAGAAGGTGACCTTTTTTAACTGCTATGTGCTGCCCCATCCGAAGGACAGCCGATCCGGCATCATGCAGCGCGTCACGGAGATGGTGGAGATCATGAGCCGCGGCGGCGGCGTCGGCATCAATCTGTCGTCCTTGCGGCCGAGCGGCGCCATGGTCAAAGGGGTGATGGGGACTTCTTCGGGCCCCCTCTCCTGGGCTTGCGTCTTTTCGACGGCCACCGCCTCTGTCGAACAGGGGGGCAGCCGCCAGGGCGCCCTGATGCTGATGCTCGACGACTGGCACCCCGATATCGTCGATTTTATCACCTACAAGAGCCGGCGCCCCGGGGAACTGACCAAGGCCAACCTGTCGGTGGCCCTTTCCGATGCCTTCATGGAGGCCGTGCAGGAGGATCGGCTGTGGGAGCTTGTTTTTCCCGATACGGACGATCGGGACTACAACCAGCTCTGGGACGGCAACCTGGCTGCCTGGAAAGAGCAGGGAAAGGGTGTCATCGTCTACCGCCGCATCCCGGCCAGGGAAATCTGGCAGGCGATCATCTCCGGCGCCCACGCTTCTGGCGAACCGGGCGTCGTCTTCTTGGAACGGTACAACCGCCTATCCAACACGGCCTACTGCGAGCGGATCGTCGCCGTCAACCCCTGCGGCGAGGAGGGCCTGCCACCCTGGGGGGTCTGCAACCTAGGTTCGATCAACCTGGCCGCCTTTGTTACCGGCGAAGGGGAGTCGCGCCGCTTCGACTTTGATGCCCTTGAAGCGACCGCTCGGATCGCCGTGCGCTTTCTCGATAACGTCATCGACTGCGGCTATTACTTTTTCTCGGAAAATGAGCAGCAGCAGAAAGGGACGCGGCGCATCGGTCTGGGCACGATGGGACTGGCCGACACCTTGATCCTGCTGCGCCTGCGCTACGGCAGCCCGGAGAGCTTGGCCTTCATCGATGACTTGTGCAGGCGGATCAAGTTGGCCGCCTATGCCGCTTCTGTCGAGATCGCCCGCGAGCGGGGCGCTTTTCCGCTGTTTGAACGGGAGGGGTTTCTCCGCTCCCTCTTCGTTCAGGATTTTCCCGAGGAACTGCGGGACGCCATCAGCCGGTGGGGCATCCGCAACGCTACGCTGCTCACCCAGGCGCCGACAGGGACGACCTCCCTCATGGCGCGGGCCAGTTCGGGGATCGAACCGGTCTTCGCCTTCCGCTACCGCCGGCGGGACCGGCTGGGCGAACACCACCTCTGGCATCCCTTGGCGGAAGCGTGGATGAAAGAACATCCCGGTAGGGAACTGCCGCCCTGGTTCGTCACCGCCGGCGAACTGACGCCGGAAGAACATATCCGCGTCCAGGCAGCGATCCAGGTCCATGTGGACGCCTCCATCTCCAAGACGGTCAACGCCCCCCACCACCACAGCGTCGAAGACACGGAACAGGTCTTCCTGCTCGCCTACCGGGAGGGCTGCAAGGGTGTGACCTACTTCCGCGACGGCAGCCGCGAGGGTGTTCTGGCCAAGGTGGAGGCCGGCGCCTGGCGGGAAGCCGGGGAGCCGGGGCGGGGGACGGTCGGCCCGGAAGATACGGAAGGGAGATGGGTCTATAGCGGCCCGGTCGTCGAAGACGTGCCCGAGCGGGTGACGGGGAAGACTTACCGGATCAAAAGCCACCTAGGGACGACGCGGGTCACCGTTAACGAGGTGGACGGGGAGCCCCATGAGGTGCTCGTCATCCAGGGTAAGGGCGGCACCGATCTGAACGCCATGGCGGAAGCCCTTGGCCGCACCTTGTCGCTCTATCTGCGGACACGCTGCGACGTGCCTAAACTGGACCGGCTCTCGCTGGCGCTGGAACAGTTGCAGGGGATCACCGGCCGCACCTCAACCGGCTTCGGGCCGGACCGGGTGTCCTCCTTACCAGATGCAGTCGCCCTGGCCTTGCGGCGTTACCTAGCTGAGACGAGCCGCCCCGACGCCTCTCGCATCCCCTTTCAAGCCGATGTCTGCCCCCACTGCGGCGCCGTGGCGCTGGTGCGCGAAGAGGGGTGTGCCAAGTGTCATGTTTGCGGGTATAGTGAGTGCTAG
- a CDS encoding exopolysaccharide biosynthesis protein: MREGNHFSKELALFQSSLPEQGITLRQILDRFGEQGLLLLSAILTIPFLFPVSIPGTSTPFGLVIALVGLGLMTQKTPAFPDKIVDRPICSKKLGAALHRGVSLFERMERIVRPRCAAVTHGRLILRLNGFLLFLCALLLMIPLPLPFSNALPAYGILLLSMGLLEKDGYLVISGYVMTAVATVYISLIGIMGTMGMQKVLDLVS, encoded by the coding sequence TTGCGAGAGGGTAACCACTTTTCCAAGGAATTGGCGTTGTTCCAAAGCTCGCTGCCGGAACAGGGCATCACCCTCCGGCAAATCCTCGACCGTTTCGGTGAACAAGGTCTCTTGCTTCTGAGCGCTATCCTGACGATTCCCTTTTTGTTCCCAGTTTCCATTCCCGGAACCAGCACGCCCTTCGGACTCGTCATCGCGCTGGTTGGACTCGGCCTCATGACCCAGAAGACCCCCGCTTTCCCCGACAAGATTGTGGACCGTCCCATCTGCTCCAAAAAGTTGGGGGCGGCGTTGCACCGCGGCGTCAGTCTCTTTGAACGGATGGAACGGATCGTCCGACCCCGCTGCGCCGCTGTCACCCATGGGCGCCTGATTCTGCGCCTGAACGGGTTTTTGTTGTTCCTCTGCGCGCTGCTGCTGATGATCCCGCTCCCGCTTCCCTTTTCCAACGCCCTGCCGGCCTACGGCATCCTGCTGCTTTCGATGGGTTTGTTGGAGAAAGACGGTTACCTCGTCATCTCGGGCTACGTCATGACCGCTGTGGCGACCGTCTATATCTCCCTGATCGGGATCATGGGGACGATGGGCATGCAAAAAGTCCTTGACTTGGTAAGTTAG
- a CDS encoding AAA family ATPase — protein MHIKNLSFRNFRGIRYLNLDFEERKNILFVGENGAGKSTILDGVNILLSWLTARIKSPNGNGHSLSQSDITVGENSTLIQITITYKELEATWSLARTRFGQKKEFSSNLTGIRTIAQAIQESMNSNDEESIPVICHYGVHRAVFDPPLRIRQKHSFDQLDIFDEEQSEFRLFFEWFRNREDIENEEKYENLISFLKSINSDNINSILHQPELIESYDLPHYQDHQLKAVRTAIYAFLPGYTDLRIRRRPQMRMVIKKDDSELEISQLSDGEKCLIAMIGDLARRLAMANPISIDPLKRTGIVLIDEIDLHLHPNWQRRVLPSLKKAFPNILFILTTHSPQVLSETTDSLIFLLSNTDSHIEASILPPLFGKDSNKILADFMNSSERNIEVKSKIERLYTLISEGVWEEVTRLKTELKNILGPGDPDLVYAEALEQRKRVIKR, from the coding sequence GTGCATATTAAAAATCTATCTTTCAGGAACTTTCGCGGCATTAGATATCTTAATCTTGACTTTGAGGAAAGAAAAAACATTTTATTTGTTGGTGAAAACGGTGCTGGCAAATCTACGATTTTGGATGGGGTTAACATTCTCCTATCCTGGTTAACTGCACGGATTAAGTCTCCAAATGGAAATGGACACAGTTTATCTCAATCCGATATTACCGTAGGGGAGAATAGTACACTTATACAGATTACCATAACATATAAGGAATTAGAAGCTACATGGAGTTTAGCCAGGACTAGATTTGGCCAAAAGAAAGAATTTTCATCGAATTTAACGGGGATTCGCACGATAGCACAAGCAATTCAAGAATCAATGAACTCCAATGATGAAGAGTCAATACCCGTTATTTGTCATTACGGTGTACATCGTGCGGTTTTTGACCCACCTTTACGAATTAGACAAAAGCATTCTTTTGATCAACTCGATATTTTTGATGAAGAACAATCCGAGTTTCGGTTATTTTTTGAATGGTTTAGAAATCGTGAGGATATTGAGAATGAAGAAAAATACGAAAATCTAATTTCATTTCTTAAATCAATAAACAGTGATAACATAAATTCTATTTTACATCAGCCTGAACTTATAGAATCCTACGATCTCCCACATTATCAAGATCACCAATTAAAAGCTGTAAGAACAGCAATTTATGCCTTTCTTCCGGGTTACACAGATTTAAGGATTAGACGTCGCCCCCAAATGCGTATGGTAATAAAAAAAGATGATAGTGAATTGGAAATATCTCAGCTGTCAGATGGAGAAAAGTGTTTAATCGCGATGATTGGTGACTTAGCGAGAAGACTTGCTATGGCAAATCCGATTTCAATAGATCCTCTAAAGAGAACAGGAATAGTTTTGATAGATGAAATAGATTTACATTTACATCCTAACTGGCAAAGAAGGGTACTTCCTTCACTGAAAAAAGCTTTTCCAAATATACTATTTATCTTAACTACGCATTCACCCCAAGTTTTAAGCGAGACGACTGATTCTCTTATCTTTTTATTAAGTAATACCGACTCCCATATCGAAGCTTCAATTCTACCTCCACTGTTCGGAAAAGACAGTAACAAGATTCTTGCAGATTTCATGAATTCCTCAGAAAGAAATATTGAGGTAAAAAGCAAAATTGAGCGTTTATATACCCTAATATCAGAAGGAGTATGGGAAGAAGTTACCCGTTTAAAAACCGAGCTTAAAAACATACTCGGGCCTGGCGATCCTGATCTGGTTTATGCAGAAGCTTTAGAACAACGGAAGAGGGTAATAAAGCGATGA
- a CDS encoding TerC family protein — protein MELLSQLSGITLSDFSDPAFWMAVGSIILIDLILSGDNAILIAMACRNLPPELRTKGIVWGTAGAIGLRMILGALIIYLLKVPFLQAAGALLLIWIAVKLLIQENDHGDVAGPDRLWQAVKTIIIADAVMSLDNVLAVAGVSHGKPGLLWFGLLVSIPLVVYGSRLFLTLIDRFPLILYGGSGILAWSAGKMLIHDPMVFAFLKNAGLSPFLLEEKLIAAVITALVLGLGWHLNERQKKKTALEKA, from the coding sequence TTGGAACTACTTAGTCAACTCAGCGGCATCACGCTCAGCGACTTTTCCGACCCCGCCTTCTGGATGGCCGTCGGCAGCATCATCCTCATCGACCTGATCCTCAGCGGCGACAACGCCATCCTGATCGCCATGGCCTGCCGCAACCTTCCGCCGGAACTGCGAACGAAAGGCATCGTCTGGGGGACCGCCGGCGCCATCGGCCTGCGGATGATCCTCGGCGCCCTGATCATCTACCTCTTGAAGGTACCCTTCCTGCAAGCGGCCGGCGCGCTCCTGCTCATCTGGATCGCCGTCAAATTGTTGATCCAGGAGAACGACCACGGCGATGTGGCCGGTCCGGATCGCCTCTGGCAGGCCGTCAAGACGATCATCATCGCCGACGCCGTCATGTCCCTCGACAACGTTCTCGCTGTCGCCGGCGTCTCTCACGGAAAACCGGGCCTGCTCTGGTTTGGCCTGCTCGTCAGCATCCCCCTCGTCGTCTACGGCAGCCGCCTCTTCCTCACCCTGATCGACCGCTTCCCGCTGATCCTCTACGGCGGCTCCGGCATCCTGGCCTGGTCGGCCGGTAAAATGCTGATCCACGACCCCATGGTCTTTGCTTTCCTGAAAAATGCCGGTCTGTCGCCCTTTCTGCTGGAGGAAAAACTGATCGCCGCCGTTATCACGGCGTTGGTCCTGGGCCTTGGATGGCATCTCAATGAGCGCCAAAAGAAAAAAACGGCTCTAGAAAAAGCCTAG
- a CDS encoding acyltransferase yields the protein MMKKSAIEEIQALRGVAFLGVALQHVLGVFIHRPDLAKGDAVAYAALFILAKLAVPAFVFITGMVVFYNYYDQLDYPRFLRRRIGEILLPYLAWTVFYSFYAGPPPESAVAWARDLARNLLTGEGSYHLWFVVMIFQFYLFYPLFRWGFRSIGEGAARSGFGFFALMGLLGMGYLALTWLSYSVIPNVGEPLALSKAWQFFSDYRDRTFLFWFFYFILGGAAGLAVSRWRQWTTKVLWWNGALFAVLFIWVTRQLVAGITAGPAGVVVDVNIATSLRPSVFLYSVSVIVLAYGLAVRLRLSENPLNRFLHLLGRHSYGLYLAHALTLDLSARVIRPYLHNMTPTLAMTLTFIGCVAGALALTVLIGRMPKGEWLVGASPRRKVSADPVRTAGTSTSA from the coding sequence ATGATGAAAAAAAGCGCAATTGAGGAAATTCAGGCTTTGCGGGGAGTGGCCTTCCTCGGCGTGGCGCTGCAGCATGTGCTCGGCGTATTTATTCACCGGCCCGATCTGGCCAAGGGCGATGCCGTGGCTTACGCCGCGCTCTTTATCCTGGCAAAACTCGCTGTTCCGGCCTTTGTCTTTATCACTGGCATGGTCGTCTTTTACAATTACTACGATCAACTGGACTACCCCCGGTTTCTCCGCCGCCGGATCGGGGAGATCCTGCTTCCCTACCTTGCCTGGACTGTCTTTTACAGTTTTTATGCTGGGCCTCCCCCGGAATCTGCAGTTGCTTGGGCGCGAGATTTGGCGAGAAATTTGCTCACCGGTGAAGGCAGTTATCACTTATGGTTTGTCGTCATGATTTTTCAGTTCTATCTGTTCTACCCCCTCTTCCGATGGGGATTCCGCTCCATTGGAGAAGGGGCCGCCCGTTCCGGCTTTGGATTCTTCGCCCTGATGGGACTGCTGGGGATGGGCTATCTTGCGCTGACCTGGCTGTCCTACTCGGTGATCCCGAATGTAGGGGAACCGCTGGCGCTCTCGAAAGCCTGGCAATTCTTCAGTGATTATCGCGACCGGACATTCCTTTTTTGGTTCTTCTACTTCATCCTCGGCGGCGCGGCCGGATTGGCGGTGAGCCGGTGGCGTCAGTGGACGACCAAGGTGTTATGGTGGAATGGCGCACTTTTTGCGGTTCTCTTTATCTGGGTCACCCGGCAACTGGTGGCGGGCATTACAGCCGGTCCCGCCGGCGTTGTTGTGGATGTCAACATCGCCACATCGCTGCGCCCGTCTGTGTTCCTCTATTCGGTCAGTGTGATTGTGTTGGCCTACGGTTTGGCCGTGCGGCTGCGCCTCTCCGAAAATCCGTTGAATCGGTTTTTGCACCTGCTGGGGCGCCACTCCTACGGTCTTTACCTGGCCCATGCCCTCACCCTCGATTTGAGCGCCAGGGTGATCCGGCCCTATCTGCACAACATGACGCCGACCCTCGCGATGACCCTCACGTTTATCGGCTGTGTAGCTGGCGCGCTTGCATTGACGGTTCTGATTGGGAGGATGCCGAAAGGGGAGTGGCTGGTTGGCGCCAGCCCGCGCCGAAAGGTTTCTGCAGACCCTGTGCGGACAGCGGGAACGTCGACCTCGGCATAA
- a CDS encoding carbon-nitrogen family hydrolase, with product MKVGLLQFNVRSGDRKANVETVTRYMAEAREQCPDVLVLPEMWTTGYDLVNLAALADDGEPFGALLAGWAKETGATIVGGSSPVGVDGRYANTLYAYTPEGERILSYEKAHLFGLMGEDRYLSAGSAAGNFGIGEVPCGAVICYDLRFPEWIRKTVLAGCEILFIPAQWPLSRLDHWRILLQARAIENQCYVIACNRTGRDEQGVAFAGHSMVIDPWGVLAVEAGEEEGWIWAEIDRDKVERVRRKMTVFADRRVDLY from the coding sequence TTGAAAGTCGGACTTTTACAGTTCAACGTACGCAGCGGCGATCGAAAGGCGAATGTAGAGACGGTAACGCGGTATATGGCAGAGGCCCGAGAACAGTGTCCAGATGTGCTGGTACTTCCGGAGATGTGGACGACAGGTTATGATTTGGTCAACCTGGCCGCATTGGCTGATGACGGCGAACCATTCGGCGCCCTGCTCGCCGGTTGGGCCAAGGAGACGGGAGCGACGATCGTCGGCGGTTCCTCCCCCGTCGGTGTAGATGGACGTTACGCCAACACCCTCTATGCCTATACCCCGGAAGGGGAGCGGATCCTTTCCTATGAAAAAGCGCACCTCTTCGGCCTGATGGGGGAGGACCGCTACCTGTCCGCCGGTTCCGCCGCCGGCAACTTTGGCATCGGGGAGGTTCCCTGCGGCGCTGTGATCTGCTATGATCTGCGGTTTCCGGAATGGATCCGCAAGACCGTGCTGGCGGGATGCGAGATCCTTTTCATTCCTGCCCAGTGGCCCCTATCCCGCCTTGACCACTGGCGCATTCTCTTGCAGGCGCGGGCGATCGAAAACCAGTGCTATGTCATCGCCTGTAACCGCACCGGCAGGGATGAACAAGGCGTGGCTTTTGCCGGCCATTCCATGGTCATCGACCCCTGGGGAGTCCTCGCCGTCGAGGCCGGCGAGGAGGAAGGCTGGATCTGGGCGGAGATCGACAGGGACAAGGTCGAGCGGGTTCGCCGGAAGATGACCGTCTTTGCCGATCGGCGGGTGGATCTGTACTAA
- a CDS encoding MerR family transcriptional regulator, with product MLKIGELAERCNVNKRTIDYYTAMGLLAPAQRSEGKYRLYDESAVERIHFIRTMQEQRFSLDEIRQMLLGDPLVQKLKLLQSQVETAKAELSSLFPALHQGVDKSDEVNKLLVELLIKEQELTQLIIKLLGNGL from the coding sequence TTGCTGAAGATCGGCGAATTGGCCGAACGGTGCAATGTGAACAAGCGGACCATCGATTACTACACCGCCATGGGGCTGCTGGCGCCGGCCCAGCGGTCTGAAGGGAAGTACCGCCTTTACGATGAAAGCGCCGTCGAGCGGATCCATTTCATCCGTACCATGCAGGAGCAACGGTTTAGCCTCGATGAGATCCGGCAAATGCTGTTGGGCGATCCGCTGGTGCAGAAGTTGAAGCTGTTGCAATCCCAGGTGGAAACGGCGAAGGCGGAACTCAGTTCTCTCTTTCCCGCCTTGCACCAGGGTGTCGACAAAAGCGACGAGGTGAATAAACTGCTGGTGGAGTTGTTGATCAAGGAACAGGAATTGACCCAGTTGATCATCAAGCTGCTGGGAAACGGTCTCTAG